The proteins below are encoded in one region of Planctopirus limnophila DSM 3776:
- a CDS encoding toll/interleukin-1 receptor domain-containing protein, whose product MKVFISWSGERSRAIAEILNDWIKCVLQATRPWLSTRDIDRGALWFSEIHDQLQDTSVGIVCLTQENRQRPWILFESGALAKGLSSNRVCTFLVDLKPSDLEDPLAQFNHTMPERSSVWELVRTLNNCLDANALDERILTQVFDTYWSSFKAKFDAALLQFPESVASEPRPKEDILEEIVENTRSLNHRLRQIEMVTERFPFVDVRRNRDLDGVFSLDRAEGIIRDGIASGISPVEIIDRLLLIGVPPRTAKVMLQNHQKVSSQTVDGLPNKT is encoded by the coding sequence ATGAAGGTGTTTATCAGTTGGTCGGGTGAGAGAAGTCGAGCAATCGCAGAGATTCTTAATGATTGGATCAAATGTGTCCTTCAGGCAACCCGACCATGGCTTTCCACTCGTGACATCGATCGTGGTGCCTTGTGGTTCAGCGAAATTCATGACCAGCTGCAAGATACGTCAGTTGGCATCGTTTGCTTGACCCAAGAAAATCGTCAGCGCCCCTGGATTTTGTTTGAGTCTGGTGCATTGGCAAAGGGCCTGTCCTCGAATCGTGTATGCACTTTTCTTGTAGATTTGAAGCCATCAGATCTCGAAGATCCACTTGCCCAATTCAATCACACAATGCCTGAGCGAAGCAGCGTGTGGGAGTTGGTTCGAACGTTGAACAATTGCCTAGATGCTAATGCGCTTGATGAGCGAATTCTGACGCAAGTATTTGATACATATTGGAGTTCGTTTAAGGCTAAGTTTGATGCAGCGCTGTTGCAGTTTCCTGAATCTGTGGCAAGTGAACCTAGGCCGAAGGAGGACATCCTTGAGGAAATCGTTGAGAACACGAGGTCGCTTAATCATCGTCTTCGGCAAATTGAAATGGTCACGGAGCGATTTCCATTTGTCGATGTCAGAAGAAATCGCGATTTAGATGGAGTGTTTTCTTTAGATCGCGCCGAGGGCATTATTCGAGATGGAATTGCCAGCGGAATTTCGCCTGTTGAGATAATTGACAGGCTGTTGTTAATAGGGGTTCCGCCAAGAACAGCAAAGGTAATGTTGCAGAATCATCAAAAGGTTTCGTCGCAAACGGTGGACGGTTTGCCGAACAAAACTTAG
- a CDS encoding S8 family peptidase, protein MPKIFLPMKVVLARKDLDYRLDPNAGGETKIFEPVTQELRKKYSSEVASLRKEFSASFAEHPTIPAVAKVLLKPEAGAKSYRPGTLFNSETCPIIGVEGPSELLVSVSSEGLRALAYEIEQGQTKKHQANISTLNRLLAFKAKDALEGYSPEYIAKTAKRKNAPIRIRLFRHGVDAVDKLIEQEFKAVARSEALPDLEAVDYGDDVTVYAVKSVTTKSIKALAAFVGTQSIGLFPEFRLVRTAANIVGKLDERRFPSFDPAKEYGLVGVIDSGTDPTNRRLQEYVARRDVVVKTQHDFNHGSFVAGLIANSRALNGADNRFPRAQSRVVDVVAIDASGQISEYDLITVIENAVRDHSDVRVWNLSLGQATPCSDARFSLLACKLDSIAKKRNVLFVIAAGNYETPPLRTWPPENLGENDRICPPADSVRGLTVGSIAHISNQSSCVGIDEPSGFSRRGPAPHFYIKPEVSHYGGNCDETGDCLQCGVVSTDGHGNLAENIGTSFAAPHISNIAANIYRELEPEGNLSPAYVKGLIAHSAFLRSGCPDALDVRYKGFGSPGDVSEILNCTQSSATVIFHAELTDRHFFEKHQFPMPSSLVIPNKGLRAEVFMTLAYDPPTDARFGMEYCRTNLTASLGTVMKNNETGKEVYNPQLRPAPKDVTRGGEARMVSEGFKWSPLKFYYRAFTAGPICKNWRLHLEILNRDGFRCKEPQKLVLLLTIRDPEGKANVYNEMVTEMEKLSWGAQDLRLASRIRVRRRS, encoded by the coding sequence GTGCCTAAAATATTCTTACCCATGAAGGTGGTTTTGGCCCGTAAAGACTTGGATTATCGTCTCGATCCCAATGCTGGGGGCGAAACAAAAATCTTTGAGCCTGTCACGCAAGAGTTGCGCAAGAAGTATTCAAGCGAAGTTGCATCTCTGCGAAAGGAGTTTTCGGCTTCGTTCGCAGAACATCCTACAATCCCTGCCGTAGCAAAAGTCCTGCTGAAACCTGAGGCAGGGGCCAAATCATACCGGCCAGGCACTTTGTTTAATTCTGAAACCTGCCCCATCATTGGTGTTGAAGGTCCATCAGAGTTGTTGGTAAGTGTGAGTTCCGAAGGGCTCAGGGCGTTGGCTTATGAGATTGAGCAGGGTCAAACAAAAAAGCATCAAGCGAACATTTCGACACTTAATCGCCTTCTTGCGTTTAAGGCAAAAGATGCACTTGAAGGGTATTCGCCAGAGTATATAGCCAAAACGGCAAAAAGGAAGAACGCTCCCATTCGAATTCGCCTGTTTCGTCACGGCGTTGACGCAGTTGATAAGCTTATTGAGCAGGAGTTTAAGGCTGTTGCGAGATCAGAGGCGTTGCCAGATCTTGAGGCGGTTGACTATGGTGATGATGTAACTGTCTACGCCGTGAAATCCGTGACAACGAAGTCCATAAAAGCGTTGGCAGCCTTCGTGGGTACGCAAAGCATAGGACTGTTTCCTGAGTTTCGCCTTGTTCGTACGGCGGCAAATATTGTAGGTAAACTCGACGAAAGGCGGTTCCCAAGTTTTGATCCAGCTAAGGAATATGGACTTGTTGGGGTGATTGACAGTGGTACAGATCCAACCAACAGGCGACTTCAAGAATACGTGGCGAGACGTGATGTGGTGGTCAAAACGCAACACGACTTCAATCACGGAAGTTTTGTTGCTGGCCTAATCGCGAATAGTCGGGCACTAAATGGCGCAGATAATCGATTCCCAAGAGCGCAGTCTCGTGTTGTCGACGTGGTTGCCATTGATGCTAGTGGTCAAATCTCAGAGTATGATTTAATTACTGTAATCGAGAATGCAGTTCGCGACCACTCCGATGTGAGAGTTTGGAATCTTTCCCTAGGCCAAGCAACACCATGTTCTGATGCGAGGTTTTCGCTTCTGGCCTGTAAGCTGGACTCAATTGCAAAGAAGCGCAATGTACTGTTTGTAATTGCAGCAGGAAACTATGAAACACCTCCACTCCGCACTTGGCCACCAGAGAACTTGGGTGAGAACGATCGAATCTGTCCTCCTGCTGATTCCGTTCGAGGATTGACCGTTGGATCGATCGCTCACATCAGTAATCAATCGTCATGTGTTGGAATTGATGAACCTTCGGGATTTTCGCGACGTGGTCCCGCGCCACATTTCTACATTAAACCAGAAGTCAGTCACTACGGTGGCAACTGTGATGAAACTGGGGATTGCTTGCAATGCGGCGTAGTATCTACAGATGGCCACGGAAATCTGGCCGAGAATATTGGTACCAGTTTTGCTGCTCCTCATATTTCAAACATTGCCGCGAACATATATCGCGAGCTTGAGCCAGAAGGCAATTTGTCTCCGGCATATGTCAAAGGACTGATTGCCCATTCTGCATTTCTTAGATCAGGCTGCCCAGATGCCCTGGATGTTCGTTATAAGGGTTTTGGGAGTCCGGGAGATGTGTCAGAAATTCTGAATTGCACGCAGTCCTCGGCTACGGTCATCTTTCATGCTGAATTGACTGATCGCCATTTCTTTGAGAAGCATCAATTCCCCATGCCAAGTTCTCTCGTCATTCCCAATAAAGGATTGCGAGCGGAAGTCTTCATGACTTTAGCTTACGATCCGCCTACAGATGCGCGATTCGGTATGGAGTACTGTCGTACGAACCTGACGGCGAGTTTAGGGACAGTAATGAAGAATAACGAAACGGGGAAAGAAGTATATAATCCTCAACTCAGGCCCGCTCCAAAAGACGTAACTCGGGGTGGTGAGGCTCGTATGGTCTCTGAGGGGTTTAAGTGGTCTCCTCTGAAGTTTTATTATCGGGCCTTTACCGCAGGGCCTATTTGTAAGAACTGGCGTCTTCATCTAGAGATTCTTAATCGTGATGGTTTCAGGTGTAAGGAACCCCAAAAGCTTGTTTTGCTTCTTACAATCCGGGACCCGGAAGGGAAGGCAAATGTATACAATGAAATGGTTACTGAGATGGAGAAACTGTCTTGGGGGGCCCAGGATCTGAGACTTGCATCTCGAATTCGTGTGCGTCGTCGTTCGTGA
- a CDS encoding glycosyltransferase, with translation MNPALTIGIPTCDDQRALWFTLIDLQRTRRDLGLTDQVEILVISQSAKETHIKAEREHVADIANARYLHLPEPPGAGPAKQAVFDHATGNAVCCIDSHVILDTGVLVRLVAFAATIDDGLYFGPNLRRRLINADGKPAIVGTHYLPRYGSNGNWGDWATHPSADNPHAAPFEINSCGTGCFVAKRDSFLGFHPDVRGHGGIEPYIPEKYRQGGRSVKCLPWLRWIHLYGYADGSPYKGFAWSVKARNDLLGFAELAYPSFQQIQANYTAPGRLSIERFNEIAREVGALDRLQQMPASATLQPAPAAIPKSDYRRLIIGVLSADNEQARYREKREAIRQTWGKDLPADVELVFLVGRPDLVELPDKRGDMLLLPCPDDYQHLTEKTIWFCRWLQSSRNFARVLKCDDDTYVHVARILARDRMTADYVGAPTPQRVAAGRPFETASGGAGYLLSPKAVSIVAASEPQQHWQEDVHVAQVLHAAGISLTKSRQFQAGQQTTPKPENQQVTAHYITPERMREIHKSLITHAEKYVHDMVLVLSGD, from the coding sequence ATGAATCCAGCACTCACCATCGGCATTCCCACTTGTGACGATCAGCGGGCTTTGTGGTTCACGTTGATTGATCTGCAACGCACGCGCCGCGACCTGGGCCTGACGGATCAGGTGGAAATTCTGGTCATTTCCCAATCGGCCAAGGAAACCCACATCAAAGCCGAACGGGAACATGTTGCAGACATTGCGAACGCTCGATATCTGCACCTGCCCGAACCTCCGGGAGCAGGCCCGGCCAAGCAAGCGGTGTTCGATCATGCGACCGGCAATGCCGTCTGCTGCATTGATTCCCATGTGATCCTCGATACGGGTGTTCTGGTCCGGCTGGTGGCGTTCGCAGCGACCATTGACGACGGGCTGTACTTCGGCCCGAACTTGCGGCGGCGGCTGATCAACGCAGATGGGAAACCCGCGATCGTCGGCACGCATTACCTGCCCAGATATGGATCCAACGGCAACTGGGGCGACTGGGCGACTCACCCATCAGCCGACAACCCCCACGCGGCCCCATTCGAAATCAATTCCTGTGGAACCGGCTGTTTCGTCGCCAAGCGGGATTCATTTCTGGGCTTTCATCCTGACGTTCGCGGCCATGGTGGCATTGAGCCCTACATCCCGGAAAAATACCGGCAAGGCGGGCGTTCTGTGAAATGCCTGCCGTGGCTTCGCTGGATTCATCTGTACGGCTATGCGGACGGATCACCCTACAAGGGGTTTGCCTGGTCAGTCAAAGCCCGGAATGATCTGCTGGGGTTTGCCGAACTCGCTTACCCATCGTTCCAGCAAATTCAGGCCAACTACACAGCCCCCGGGCGGCTCTCGATCGAGCGATTCAACGAGATTGCCCGCGAAGTGGGGGCACTCGACCGGCTGCAGCAGATGCCAGCCTCTGCCACTTTACAACCCGCGCCCGCAGCGATCCCAAAAAGCGACTATCGACGGCTGATCATTGGGGTACTGTCAGCCGACAACGAGCAAGCCCGGTATCGCGAGAAGCGGGAAGCCATTCGCCAGACTTGGGGAAAAGACTTGCCCGCCGATGTGGAACTGGTGTTTCTGGTGGGCCGTCCTGATCTGGTTGAACTGCCGGACAAACGGGGCGATATGCTTTTGCTCCCCTGCCCGGACGATTACCAGCATCTCACCGAAAAAACGATCTGGTTTTGCCGGTGGCTGCAATCAAGCCGAAATTTCGCCAGAGTGCTGAAGTGCGACGATGACACCTATGTGCATGTGGCCCGAATCTTGGCCCGCGACCGGATGACCGCCGATTACGTCGGGGCTCCCACCCCGCAGCGTGTGGCGGCGGGCAGGCCATTCGAGACAGCCAGCGGCGGGGCCGGTTATTTATTGAGCCCCAAAGCCGTGTCGATTGTGGCAGCCAGCGAGCCCCAGCAGCATTGGCAGGAAGATGTGCACGTCGCCCAGGTGCTGCACGCTGCCGGAATCAGCCTGACCAAAAGCAGGCAGTTTCAGGCGGGGCAACAGACCACTCCCAAGCCCGAAAACCAACAGGTGACCGCCCACTACATCACGCCCGAGCGAATGCGGGAAATTCACAAATCCTTGATCACTCATGCAGAGAAATACGTACATGACATGGTGCTTGTTCTATCTGGCGACTGA
- a CDS encoding bile acid:sodium symporter family protein, with protein MKPKIDWFLLGMLLAIGLAWLYPAPGARGGWLHPELITSLGVALVFYLNGLSLSFASLRQGIMKWKVHVVVQGAVFLLFPLIGLGLISVTRGWLPEDLRLGLFYLCASPSTVSSSVALTAAAGGNVPAAIFNATTSSLLGVVLTPLWMATVLQAGHSNSTAGSFSMQEVIWELLLWLVLPLVLGQLCRPWLGGWVTRHRRFVSSVDRGTILLLIYTSFCDSMVLGIWTKHGLMVVAITAAITLALFYLVFFILSAVCQGLMFNREDWIATVFCGSKKSMATAVPMAQIMFGTSPALGMILLPIMIYHPLQLVICGLLATRWKKLALDSTLKSEGQINPSAAQSFDNQN; from the coding sequence ATGAAGCCGAAAATCGACTGGTTTCTGCTCGGAATGCTGCTGGCTATCGGGCTGGCGTGGCTTTATCCAGCGCCTGGGGCACGGGGTGGCTGGCTCCATCCGGAACTGATCACAAGTTTGGGTGTCGCTTTAGTCTTTTATCTGAATGGTCTTTCCCTGAGCTTTGCTTCGTTGCGACAGGGAATCATGAAATGGAAAGTGCATGTGGTTGTTCAAGGGGCGGTGTTTCTGCTGTTTCCTCTGATCGGGTTGGGGTTGATATCAGTCACCAGGGGCTGGCTGCCTGAGGATTTGCGGCTGGGTTTGTTCTACCTGTGTGCCTCGCCATCAACGGTTTCTTCATCTGTGGCTCTGACGGCAGCAGCAGGTGGAAACGTACCTGCAGCAATCTTCAACGCCACCACTTCCAGTCTGCTGGGCGTCGTGCTGACTCCCTTATGGATGGCAACCGTTTTGCAGGCCGGTCATTCGAATTCCACTGCGGGAAGTTTTTCCATGCAGGAAGTGATATGGGAGCTTTTACTTTGGCTGGTTTTGCCACTGGTTCTGGGGCAGCTTTGCCGGCCATGGCTGGGCGGATGGGTGACCAGGCATCGCCGATTTGTCAGCTCGGTCGATCGCGGCACGATTCTTCTGCTGATCTACACTTCGTTCTGTGATTCGATGGTCCTGGGCATCTGGACGAAGCATGGGTTGATGGTCGTCGCTATCACGGCTGCAATCACTCTCGCGCTCTTCTATCTCGTATTTTTCATTCTCAGTGCAGTCTGCCAGGGGTTGATGTTCAATCGAGAAGACTGGATTGCGACTGTTTTTTGTGGCTCGAAGAAATCGATGGCCACGGCTGTCCCTATGGCACAGATCATGTTCGGTACCAGCCCTGCTCTGGGAATGATTCTCCTGCCGATTATGATTTACCATCCGCTCCAACTGGTAATCTGTGGTCTCCTCGCCACTCGCTGGAAGAAGTTGGCTCTCGATTCCACCTTGAAATCCGAGGGGCAAATCAATCCCTCTGCGGCTCAGTCATTTGATAATCAAAATTGA
- a CDS encoding AAA family ATPase, protein MIRDYLFDINKIIEGAASGDHEKVLAYSESLARRLESGGELAAAKRMRQIVGKSSASNISLARQGGQALLPVDGESRIPVADEERPVEADVSVFLSEDVQKVVDQFLLYFRAADRLIANGVGISPSLLIYGPPGVGKTQLARYIAAQLKYPLITARSDALISSYLGSTAKNIRQLFEHAASRPCVLFLDEFDALAKMRDDDRELGELKRVVISLMQNIDAMGRDHVLLAATNHPHLLDPAVWRRFAYKIEMSTPGLAARQELIRFVLGRFATAQDVEVAACLSEGMSGAQLKDITENLVREAVVNDQQSVNLVEMCARFTGTSDVAAILRAIRKVDKKRFTQKKLSELFGLSQSYISERLNQEPASA, encoded by the coding sequence ATGATTCGTGACTACCTTTTTGACATCAATAAAATCATCGAGGGAGCTGCCAGTGGCGACCACGAAAAAGTGCTGGCCTACTCGGAATCACTTGCCCGCAGGCTCGAATCGGGCGGCGAGTTGGCGGCTGCCAAGCGTATGAGGCAGATTGTCGGAAAGAGTTCTGCTTCGAACATCTCTCTAGCTCGACAAGGTGGCCAGGCACTGCTGCCAGTGGACGGTGAATCAAGAATTCCAGTTGCCGACGAGGAGCGACCAGTTGAAGCCGATGTTTCGGTCTTCCTTTCGGAGGATGTTCAGAAAGTAGTCGATCAATTCCTGTTATATTTTAGGGCTGCTGATCGGCTGATTGCCAACGGTGTCGGTATCTCACCATCTCTCCTTATTTATGGTCCCCCAGGGGTCGGGAAAACTCAGTTGGCTAGATATATTGCAGCACAACTGAAGTATCCCCTCATCACAGCTAGGTCGGATGCACTAATTTCTTCCTATCTAGGAAGTACTGCAAAGAATATACGGCAACTTTTCGAACACGCTGCATCACGTCCATGCGTGTTGTTTCTTGACGAGTTCGACGCGTTGGCAAAGATGAGAGATGACGATCGGGAATTAGGTGAGTTGAAACGAGTTGTGATTAGTTTGATGCAAAACATCGATGCAATGGGGCGGGACCATGTTCTTCTCGCGGCGACCAATCATCCGCACCTACTTGATCCTGCCGTTTGGCGTCGATTTGCCTACAAAATCGAGATGAGTACTCCCGGTCTGGCTGCGAGACAGGAGCTGATACGGTTTGTACTGGGGCGGTTTGCAACAGCACAGGACGTCGAGGTCGCTGCGTGCCTGAGTGAGGGGATGTCGGGTGCACAGCTTAAAGACATTACTGAAAACCTGGTAAGAGAGGCTGTGGTCAACGATCAGCAATCAGTCAACTTAGTTGAGATGTGTGCTCGTTTTACTGGTACATCCGACGTGGCTGCAATTCTTCGAGCGATTCGGAAGGTTGACAAGAAACGGTTCACTCAGAAGAAGCTGTCTGAGCTCTTCGGGCTTTCACAGTCCTATATATCAGAACGTTTGAATCAGGAGCCCGCTAGTGCCTAA
- a CDS encoding nitroreductase family protein has translation MSSHKPAPSSVDIHPLIQDRWSPLSFRPEPLTKLQIQQLCEAARWAPSSYNDQPWYFLMAPRDDEIEFSRLLSCLAEANQVWAQHAGLLVLAIARTTLTRNGHPNRFGMHDTGMATIQLVLQAEAMGLKAHLMGGYNAAQARAIYEIPESFEPAAVMAIGYPGEVEKLPSELQQRERSERSRRSLEQMIFTGKFEQSFQF, from the coding sequence ATGTCATCACATAAGCCTGCCCCATCCTCGGTCGATATCCATCCTCTGATTCAAGATCGATGGAGTCCTTTGAGCTTTCGCCCGGAGCCTTTGACAAAACTGCAGATTCAGCAGCTTTGCGAGGCGGCTCGCTGGGCTCCCTCGAGTTACAACGATCAACCGTGGTATTTTTTAATGGCACCACGCGACGATGAAATCGAGTTTTCCCGTCTGCTGAGTTGTCTGGCTGAAGCCAATCAGGTCTGGGCACAACATGCAGGGCTATTGGTTCTGGCAATCGCCCGAACCACCCTGACCCGGAATGGTCACCCCAATCGATTCGGGATGCATGATACGGGGATGGCGACCATTCAGCTTGTGCTTCAGGCAGAAGCTATGGGGCTCAAGGCTCACCTCATGGGTGGCTATAACGCTGCTCAGGCACGGGCCATTTACGAGATCCCCGAAAGCTTTGAACCTGCCGCTGTCATGGCGATTGGCTATCCGGGAGAAGTCGAAAAGCTTCCTTCAGAACTGCAACAGCGAGAACGATCCGAGCGTTCCCGGCGATCTCTTGAGCAGATGATTTTCACTGGAAAGTTCGAACAGTCATTTCAATTTTGA
- a CDS encoding DNA-methyltransferase, producing the protein MSPYFQSGAVTLYHGDLFEVLPKLSGLVVDTLLTDPPYCSGAAGGGAKCDPRLKYCQNGQNCGRVSFDGDNKDSISYGWWSMLWLKLCRRSLRETSYAMVFTDWRQLPTITNAMQGADFIHRGTMAWDKGLASRAPHKGYIRHQCEFIPWGTLGKCANRSDTGPFPGCLRHQVRQDDKHHMTGKPTALLLELVQICPAGGMVLDPFAGSGTTLVAAQASGRRAIGIELSEAYCEIAAKRLELLASKGPESIARPQKRIAKRPPPPCSAV; encoded by the coding sequence ATGTCCCCCTATTTTCAAAGCGGTGCCGTGACGCTTTACCACGGCGATCTGTTCGAGGTGCTGCCGAAATTGAGCGGCCTGGTGGTCGATACGCTGTTGACCGATCCCCCCTATTGCTCGGGGGCCGCCGGTGGGGGAGCGAAATGCGACCCACGGCTCAAGTATTGCCAAAATGGCCAAAATTGCGGGCGGGTGAGTTTCGACGGCGACAACAAGGATTCCATCAGTTATGGCTGGTGGTCGATGCTCTGGCTGAAGCTCTGCCGGAGATCACTTCGGGAAACCTCATATGCGATGGTCTTCACCGATTGGCGGCAACTCCCGACAATCACCAACGCCATGCAGGGGGCCGATTTCATTCACCGCGGCACAATGGCCTGGGATAAGGGGCTGGCCTCCAGAGCACCGCACAAAGGCTACATACGGCACCAGTGCGAATTCATCCCCTGGGGGACTCTTGGGAAGTGTGCAAACCGATCGGATACAGGCCCCTTTCCCGGGTGTCTGCGGCATCAGGTGCGGCAGGACGATAAACACCACATGACCGGCAAGCCCACGGCCTTGCTGCTGGAGCTGGTGCAGATCTGCCCGGCAGGTGGCATGGTTTTGGATCCGTTTGCCGGTTCTGGCACCACTCTGGTGGCTGCCCAGGCCAGCGGCAGGAGGGCCATCGGAATCGAGCTTTCCGAGGCATACTGCGAGATTGCGGCCAAGCGGCTGGAGCTGCTCGCCTCGAAGGGACCGGAGTCGATTGCCAGACCACAGAAAAGGATCGCAAAACGACCCCCGCCCCCCTGCTCTGCGGTGTAA